The following are encoded together in the Zingiber officinale cultivar Zhangliang chromosome 8A, Zo_v1.1, whole genome shotgun sequence genome:
- the LOC122012186 gene encoding 40S ribosomal protein S29-like yields the protein MGHSDVCNSHPENNGHGSRDCRVCGNSHAIIRKYGLMCCRQCFRTIAKAIGFVKNN from the exons ATGGGGCACTCGGACGTCTGCAACTCCCATCCCGAGAACAATGGCCATGGATCCCGGGATTG CCGTGTTTGTGGCAATTCTCATGCAATCATAAGGAAGTATGGCCTCATGTGCTGCAGGCAATGTTTTCGCACCATAGCCAAAGCAATTGGTTTTGTTAAG AATAACTGA
- the LOC122011758 gene encoding protein SOB FIVE-LIKE 5-like: MSSECSSGCQSGWTTYFVHSSEDGESFRRVEEEDLSMISDASSGPQHFNEVNGNGYCYLYSALLPADGGKKKRTLVEPQQIQRSSVLDDTASSHLLTNSKNSFTDCNYQMKESMEEIVDFPYDFSTTQFQANSALRMQMGHSQSSVCAKPTATRPGSRKKGRKMY; encoded by the exons ATGAGCTCAGAGTGCAGCAGCGGTTGTCAATCCGGTTGGACTACCTACTTTGTCCACTCATCAGAAGATGGTGAATCCTTCCGACGGGTCGAGGAGGAGGACTTGTCTATGATCTCTGATGCATCCTCCGGACCGCAACATTTCAATGAAGTTAATGGGAACGGCTACTGCTACCTTTACTCTGCTTTGCTTCCGGCTGACGGCGGCAAGAAGAAGAGAACTCTGGTCGAGCCCCAACAAATCCAGCGATCCTCTGTTCTGGATGACACTGCCAGTTCCCACCTCTTGACCAACTCCAAG AATAGCTTCACGGACTGCAACTATCAGATGAAGGAATCCATGGAGGAAATTGTGGACTTCCCTTATGACTTCTCCACGACCCAATTTCAA GCAAACTCTGCTCTGAGGATGCAAATGGGGCACTCTCAATCTTCTGTTTGTGCCAAACCAACTGCAACGAGACCG GGATCGAGGAAAAAAGGAAGGAAGATGTATTAA
- the LOC122011902 gene encoding mitochondrial outer membrane protein porin 5-like gives MTGPGLFSDIGRKAKDLLTKDYYNYDQELSVSSSSVIGVALTSAAVRKGGLCTFDVGSQYKYKNTLIDVKADTESNISTALIISDILPSTKAIASMKLPDYNSGKLEVQYLHHHASLASVVSLNKSPLIELSGTIGAQGIAFGSEVGYDTASGVLTKYSAGIGLTKPEYNASVILMDKGDTLKASYVRHLDETQRNTGVLEILRRFSINENTVTVGAQYALDPQTIVKARLNNLGKLGALLQHEVIPKSILTISGEFDTKALERTPKFGLALALKP, from the exons ATGACCGGACCCGGGCTCTTCTCCGACATCGGAAGGAAGGCGAAAG ATCTGCTGACCAAGGACTACTACAACTACGATCAGGAGCTATCCGTCTCAAGTTCCAGCGTCATCGGAGTG GCACTTACATCTGCAGCTGTCAGGAAAGGAGGGCTTTGTACTTTTGATGTTGGTTCGCAGTACAAGTATAAGAACACCCTCATTGATGTGAAAGCCGACACAGAATCTAAT ATTTCCACCGCTTTGATCATCTCGGACATTTTGCCGTCCACAAAGGCTATTGCTTCGATGAAGCTGCCTGATTATAACTCTGGAAAG CTGGAAGTGCAATATTTACACCATCATGCAAGTCTTGCATCGGTTGTGTCTCTGAACAAGTCCCCGTTAATTGAGCTTTCTGGGACAATTGGCGCCCAAGGTATTGCCTTTGGTTCAGAAGTTGGATACGACACTGCCTCAGGAGTTTTAACCAAGTACAGTGCTGGAATAGGCCTAACAAAGCCAGAGTATAATGCTTCTGTAATCCT GATGGACAAGGGAGACACTCTAAAAGCTTCCTACGTCCGCCATTTGGACGAGACGCAAAGGAACACTGGGGTACTAGAAATTCTCAGAAGGTTCTCCATAAACGAGAACACAGTCACTGTAGGAGCACAATATGCACTGGATCCCCAGACAATAGTGAAGGCAAGGCTCAACAACTTGGGGAAGTTAGGCGCTCTACTTCAACATGAGGTGATTCCAAAATCAATATTAACCATCTCTGGAGAGTTTGACACCAAGGCCTTGGAAAGGACTCCCAAGTTCGGTTTAGCTCTCGCTCTCAAGCCTTGA